In a single window of the Renibacterium salmoninarum ATCC 33209 genome:
- a CDS encoding CCA tRNA nucleotidyltransferase produces the protein MMQVLDSSTLDPIVLELGQRFVDAGFELSLVGGPVRDLFLGRQSPDLDFTTDAIPDETLVVVRSWADAVWEIGRAFGTIGLRKRDFTIEVTTYRAEAYDADSRKPEVAFGDSLEADLQRRDFTMNAMALRLPGMELVDPYGGIRDLYAGVLRTPGRAEASFSDDPLRMMRAARFVAQLGVSLHPEVEGAMIAMAERINIISAERVRDELTKLICAPQARLGVDVLVNTGLADQMLPEVSALQLEVDEHHRHKDVYQHSLQVLEQAAALETGPDGPVPGPDFVLRFAALMHDVGKPATRRFEPSGAVSFRHHDMVGAKLTAKRMKALRFDNDTIKAVARLVELHMRFYGYGEAGWTDSAVRRYVTDAGPVLERLHRLTRSDVTTRNQKKADRLAFAYDDLEHRIAELAEQEELGAIRPDLDGAQIMAILDLKPSPVVGKAYKFLLEERMEHGPLGAEEAQRRLELWWQDNKPVEISTDDTEASTKNEH, from the coding sequence ATGATGCAGGTTCTGGACAGCTCCACCCTTGATCCGATAGTCCTTGAGCTAGGACAACGCTTTGTCGACGCCGGTTTTGAACTCTCCTTAGTCGGCGGGCCGGTACGTGATCTCTTTTTAGGTCGGCAGTCGCCGGACCTGGATTTCACGACCGATGCCATCCCGGATGAAACCCTTGTCGTGGTGCGAAGCTGGGCGGATGCAGTCTGGGAGATCGGCCGCGCCTTTGGCACCATCGGATTGCGCAAACGTGATTTCACTATTGAGGTCACCACCTACCGAGCCGAAGCCTACGATGCGGATTCACGGAAGCCGGAGGTGGCCTTCGGTGATTCGCTTGAGGCAGATCTTCAGCGACGCGATTTCACGATGAACGCGATGGCGCTGCGGTTGCCTGGTATGGAGCTGGTTGATCCGTACGGTGGCATTAGAGATCTTTATGCGGGGGTTTTGCGTACTCCTGGGCGAGCGGAGGCTTCCTTTTCGGATGATCCGCTCCGGATGATGCGTGCAGCCCGTTTTGTAGCTCAGCTGGGTGTCTCGCTGCACCCGGAGGTTGAGGGCGCGATGATCGCAATGGCAGAACGGATAAATATCATCTCTGCTGAGCGGGTTCGAGATGAACTAACTAAGTTGATCTGCGCTCCGCAAGCGCGTCTTGGCGTCGATGTGCTGGTAAACACCGGGCTAGCCGATCAGATGCTGCCAGAAGTTTCAGCGCTGCAGCTCGAGGTGGACGAGCACCATCGGCACAAAGACGTCTATCAACATTCTTTACAAGTCCTGGAACAAGCGGCCGCGCTCGAAACTGGTCCTGATGGCCCCGTGCCCGGCCCCGACTTCGTTTTGCGCTTTGCCGCGCTTATGCACGACGTCGGCAAACCAGCTACCCGACGATTCGAGCCTTCCGGCGCGGTGAGCTTCCGGCACCACGATATGGTCGGCGCGAAATTGACGGCTAAGCGGATGAAAGCCTTGCGGTTCGACAACGACACCATCAAGGCTGTTGCCCGGCTGGTTGAGCTGCATATGCGCTTCTACGGCTATGGTGAGGCGGGCTGGACCGACTCAGCTGTGCGACGCTACGTCACGGATGCTGGTCCGGTACTGGAGCGCCTGCACCGGCTGACACGTTCTGATGTGACCACGCGAAATCAAAAGAAGGCGGATCGTCTTGCTTTTGCCTACGACGATTTGGAGCACCGAATCGCTGAGCTGGCGGAACAAGAGGAACTTGGTGCCATTCGGCCCGACCTCGACGGCGCGCAAATTATGGCGATTCTGGATCTGAAGCCGAGTCCGGTGGTTGGCAAGGCTTATAAGTTCCTCCTCGAAGAGCGGATGGAGCACGGACCGTTGGGTGCTGAAGAGGCGCAACGGCGTTTGGAACTCTGGTGGCAAGACAATAAGCCTGTTGAGATTTCAACAGACGACACTGAAGCGAGCACAAAAAATGAGCACTGA